The genomic DNA GAGGACCAGAAGTTAATATATATTCCAGATGCTTAAACTTACATAAGTTTGTTTGTCTACAATATTACACAACCCTCAGACACCAATCTACAAGAAGAAAGTCTTAACTTCTCACTCCCGCTCCTCATTTTGATCCTCCCAAGTCAACATTAGTCAGTGGAACAACAAAAATTCAAACTAAATAATCACACACTTCCATCTGTTTAGTTTCTTGGGGaagattcaaattttttttttcagtgtATCTATTCTTACTTCTTTAAAAATCCACCATCTGAGGCCCTTGGTGGAGTAAAATATTAGCCCAGTGGTGGAGGAAGAGTTGTGTTTCACAATCAAACTTAAAGAtgttaataaatgactagaaaatgATGGCTTTAGGTTTCTTGAACGGATGAAAAATTACATTTTTAAACGTTTATTCAACATCTAATGGTGGATACATATTCCGGATGCTGCAAGTTAATTTCTTTTGTTTGATTTCTAGTGTACTTTATTATATAAAGACATCAATTTACAAATAAATGGCCTGGTCACAAGAACAAACCCTAACCAGAGAGATGCAATTTACAATTTTACTTTTTCTAATGAAAGAGTTAAAGAAGAATACTTTAGGGGAGGAACGTACTGGAGTCGCGATCCTCTCTAGCCTGGGCCACTTCCTCCGCCGCAGAGGCGGTGGAGGTGGTAGCGCATGAGCCCTCAGAACTAGCTCCGCACGGCCTTGACGGCTGGGCGGCGGGAGCGGCGGCGACGACGAGAACCCGGCGGCAGGAGGGGCAGTTGGAGCGGGACACGAGCCAGGTGTCGATGCACCCGACGTGGAATCCGTGTCCGCACTGCGGCAAGATGCGGATCTCGTCGCCGCCCTCGAACTCCAAGAGGCAGATCGGGCACTCGGCCAGCCTCGCGTCGGCCGCGGCGCCGTAGGAGATCTTGGGAAGATCCCTGAGCGCCTTCTCTGTGAGCCCCTTGCACAGCGGGGAAGCTGAGGCCCCCTGGCGGAGCCAGGCACAGCGGGCCACGAGCGCGAGCCCGACGACGCAAATCAGGGCGCAGAGCAGCGCCGCGAGGATCACCACCGCGTCAGAGTCTACGGATAACGGCTCCGACGGCTGGGACGCCGGTAGCATGCCGGAGTTCGTCTGCAGGAGCCTCGCCGCCGGGGGCATTGGCGCACCGAAGAGGGATGTTCGATTGGATGCCGAGTCGTCTGAGCTCAGAGCAGACGGGATCGGTTAATATATCATTAGCCGAAAATAAAATACCAATTTTGCCCTCCGATAGTCCCCTCctcttttttaaaatattcttaaattttaatttaaataaaaatgacAGGCATATCTAATTTTGTAATTGTGAAAGATTTACGAGCTAAATAATTTtgttctaataataaaaaaaatccatgAAAAAATTggataaatattattataaatatagTTTTGATATCTTGATATAAGACAATTAAATCAATTCAATAAGAAAGAGACACAATGAAGAAAGACAGACACCAAGAGAAATCACACAATTTAGATGACATGAGAGAACAGAAAGGGGAAAGAGAAAACACACAATTTAAACTTCTAGAATCAATATTTATGATGAATTCAAGCATCAGATTTGATAAAAATGATAAACCTTTTCTAGAGATCTCTACTTGAGAAGGTATTCATAGAATTTGCGTGAGCACCCATTGTGCCTGAAAGAGGTTGGATATCTCATTCCACCTTCTGCATCACTCTACAGTCCCTGTCAAGAGACAGTGGAGCTCATTGGCACACAGCCAAGGCACTGAAATGGATAGGCAGCATGAAGTTTATCAGGTTCACTTATTCAAtgtagaaattttataaaaaaatggcATATTGGGAACTTATCTCTGCATATATTGTGTGGCTGCCATGCCACCTTATCCAATCAAGATTGCTTCTTGGACCTCGAGGAAGGTGAGTCCCTTCCTCATGAACTTCATTCCATCACCATACAAAAAAGAGTGATGATGCTATCGCCAATCGCTCATGGTATGTATGTCTCTTTGGAGCACTTAGCATATAGATCTCTTATCAGCAACCCTTGAGCTCTTTAGTTGAGCCATGGCCAGCCAGGCAACTCTTGCCTCTTCCAGCATCCCCTGCAACATCAGGTTCAACAAGGTCTCTCTCATTCTACATATAGTTTTAACAGTGATTTAATTTGCAGGTGTATGAATGCCTTGTCGAATGATCTAAGTTCAATTTCATGCTTGCAGAAGCTAGAGTTTGCTGAATTCTCAGGGCTGAGATCGAGCATCACCTTTGTAGGACATAGAAGTGAAGCATCCTTCTCAGATGTGTTGGCTTTTGTGCATTGCTTCGCCAATCGCCAGGCAGCCAGAGCTGTTCCTACAAAGGGAGTGACAGTGTCAAGGGATATACTTTCCAACATTTTAGGGATTCCAGATTTAATCATCTTCAAATTATTAGAGATCATATCTCAAAAAGTAGATCCGCCGCCTAGAGCCGCCCCATAAgtatgaagggaggtaaatttATTCAGGTATACAGACGAGAGGCGCATGGTAAGATGAATTCCATATAATGAGTTCCTATAAGATTCGATCTCTAGCTATTATACTAGAAACGTCATACATCGACCGTTGTGCTATGCCTTGGGGCAACTTAAGGATCATATCTAATCTGACAAATTAAGCATTTTTATTTATCATGATCCGACAAATTAAGGATCTTTACTTATCATTGTTTCCCTGTAAATATTATATCAACAAGACACTAACTGTGAGCTAAAAATCAATACAATATCAATTTTCTATCTTGGTATAAAGGAAAATTCCAGCGATCTTATAGTTGGAAATCTATAACAACAAGTTCTATCATGATGTCATTTACTATCCAAATATCGACAAAACTAAACCAGAAAAATTACTCTTTGAAAATCCTAGGTACTATTTATGTTAAAAGGTCATTGCTTATTCTAATTCATGTCTGAGGAGTCCACAATCCCAACTGAGACAATAGTGGAATGAAGCCGATGTAGAGGAGATTAAAGTTAATCTTGAACATGCAATCCGAGAGTAGCAAGACCAACATCGTTTCCTCATTTGGCTTCTATCAACACTTTTAGATGAAGTATTGGGTCAAGTCATTGACCCCTCATGCACCACTGCAAGGCACTTGTGGATATCATAGGAGAAAATGATGGACTCACAATCTAGTGCATGCCTCATGCAACTCCGGCTCCAACTATAAACAATGAAGAAGGGTGAGTTGTCCATGaccaaatatttacaaaaagtgaAATCCAACTCGGACGATCTCACAGGCATTGACATCGGATTCCAGAGACTGATCTAGTGCTCTA from Zingiber officinale cultivar Zhangliang chromosome 4A, Zo_v1.1, whole genome shotgun sequence includes the following:
- the LOC121971222 gene encoding probable E3 ubiquitin-protein ligase ATL44, which produces MPPAARLLQTNSGMLPASQPSEPLSVDSDAVVILAALLCALICVVGLALVARCAWLRQGASASPLCKGLTEKALRDLPKISYGAAADARLAECPICLLEFEGGDEIRILPQCGHGFHVGCIDTWLVSRSNCPSCRRVLVVAAAPAAQPSRPCGASSEGSCATTSTASAAEEVAQAREDRDSIDYIFLH
- the LOC121971223 gene encoding uncharacterized protein LOC121971223 — encoded protein: MASQATLASSSIPCNIRFNKKLEFAEFSGLRSSITFVGHRSEASFSDVLAFVHCFANRQAARAVPTKGVTVSRDILSNILGIPDLIIFKLLEIISQKVDPPPRAAP